AAGTTTAGCGCATTCAATGCTTCTACTGCGAAGAAGATTACGATAACTACTGCAACAGTTTCGCTAATTAATTTTGCGAAGTTTACTTTAACGCTACCATCATCGCTTAAGAAGTTATTAACTTGGTTGATACCTGTATTCTCTAGTAGACCGTGGAGAATATTGGAGACAACTTTAGCAATTAACACACCAACGAATACTAAAACTGCAGCTACCAACATGTTTGGAATTGCTGATAGAATTGTGTTCAAAATATTTACGATTGGAGCTGTAATTGAGTGCATTTCTAATGCTTCAAGAGCTGGAATGATGAAAGGAATAATAACTAATGCAAATGCAATATTTCCTAATACATTAGCCAAGCTATATCTTCTTGTTTCTTTCTCTCTAGCAGCTACATCTCCATTTAATTGTAGTTTCTCTGACCATTTATCTACATTGAGTCCCAAAGCTAAGTTGTAAACTAGGTGTTTTACAATTCTAGCTACCAAAATACCTAATAATGCGTAAACAGCAGCACCTAATAATCTAGGTATGAAGGCAACTATACTGCTCATCATATTTGTAATTGGGCTTGCCAATGAATTTAGACCAAATTGTTCTAAGATTCCTGGTAAGAAGAATACCCATACTAAAGCGTAAAGCACTTGGCCAAATATACT
Above is a window of Fastidiosipila sanguinis DNA encoding:
- a CDS encoding mechanosensitive ion channel, yielding MEHIQRFFESSVGHFVLGVILILAAWLVASVVRWIFNNALQKTALSRKLADWGVVKDPDKASNLISIFGQVLYALVWVFFLPGILEQFGLNSLASPITNMMSSIVAFIPRLLGAAVYALLGILVARIVKHLVYNLALGLNVDKWSEKLQLNGDVAAREKETRRYSLANVLGNIAFALVIIPFIIPALEALEMHSITAPIVNILNTILSAIPNMLVAAVLVFVGVLIAKVVSNILHGLLENTGINQVNNFLSDDGSVKVNFAKLISETVAVVIVIFFAVEALNALNLPVLSAIGSSVIAYLPSVIAALAILVAGLLGGAALAKFIRNNLGSQLLGNLVQGILGVFAVFMALNQLGIATDIVNKAFVLIVGAVAVAFAIAFGLGGRDFASKQLDKLEKTVDNEAEKVKSTTKNNEENTEL